The region CTGCTAGCTTTGCTTTGTTGAGCGTTTTGCCCATAACAGCCCGGTCAGTCCCTTGCATTAGGTCAATGACCTGCAATGACCAATAAAGATATTTTGCATCAAGTAAGGTGCCGTTCTTAATTGGAAGAGCCGCGATTGCCTCATTGGTGTAAATTGGCACCCCAGAAATAGCTACCCTTTCCAATTGATAATTTAAAGCTTAACAGCACCGTTCCAGCCGAAACAATTTTACAGTTGCATTCCTCAACTGCTGCGTCAGAGATGCGCTCCTTCGTACGGGAAACACACTCGTCACCTTTCATATCGGAAATAGCTAACCACGGGTTAGCCCCACCCCAATATCTTGTTTCGTTCCTTGATGGTGTTTTACCTATGTTTATTTCGCATAGGTCAGCTAGACGACACCCCTTCCAACCATATTTTTTTGTGCTCACCCCAGCATCTCCTCAAGGTCTTGCATGTCTTGAGCGATATCGGCGTGAAGGGCCTTCATACGAGCAAGGATTTCCTGCGGTGGATCGTATTCTTCTTCCTCGTACACCACTTCTTTGTAACGGCTGAGGGAGAGGTCGTATTTTTTGGCCTTGATCTCCTCGGCTGACACAAAGAACGCTTTGCTGCTTTTATCTGTATCGTTCTGTGGATC is a window of uncultured Sulfurimonas sp. DNA encoding:
- a CDS encoding restriction endonuclease subunit S; this translates as MERVAISGVPIYTNEAIAALPIKNGTLLDAKYLYWSLQVIDLMQGTDRAVMGKTLNKAKLADLQIPLPPLEEQKRIAAILDKADAIRRKRQQALQLADNFLRATFL